A genomic stretch from Aminobacter aminovorans includes:
- a CDS encoding ANTAR domain-containing response regulator: MVSRSPNVAPHDGSAPIQIKDIRSLRVLLLQPKSSEGEELWQHLNRIGCQVQTNWPPPAEIPANIDVVFAFIRPLVEGGITWNWNADDPPAVLIAIVDYENPIIVEKVLRLRAQAVIGLPLRTFGILANILLSVNNHRREERLRIRVERLSAKLKAHRDIDKAKEILMATNKVSEQVAYETLREQAMNKRTTIEAIALAIINASDALKLPVKEAVA; this comes from the coding sequence ATGGTATCACGTAGCCCCAACGTGGCGCCGCATGACGGATCAGCGCCGATCCAGATCAAGGACATACGCTCGCTGCGTGTGCTTTTGCTGCAGCCCAAGAGCAGCGAGGGCGAGGAGCTTTGGCAGCACCTCAACCGCATCGGCTGCCAGGTCCAGACCAACTGGCCGCCGCCGGCGGAAATTCCTGCCAATATCGACGTGGTGTTCGCCTTCATCCGCCCGCTCGTCGAAGGCGGCATCACCTGGAACTGGAACGCCGACGACCCGCCGGCGGTGCTGATCGCCATCGTCGACTATGAGAACCCGATCATCGTCGAGAAGGTTTTGCGGCTCAGGGCGCAGGCGGTGATCGGCCTGCCGCTCAGGACTTTCGGAATCCTCGCCAACATCCTTTTGAGCGTCAACAACCACCGCCGCGAAGAGCGGCTGCGCATCCGCGTCGAGCGGCTCTCCGCCAAGCTCAAGGCGCATCGCGACATCGACAAGGCCAAGGAGATCCTGATGGCCACCAACAAGGTGTCGGAACAGGTCGCCTACGAGACCTTGCGCGAGCAGGCGATGAACAAGCGCACCACCATCGAGGCGATCGCGCTTGCCATCATCAACGCCAGCGACGCACTCAAGCTGCCGGTGAAGGAGGCCGTTGCCTAG
- a CDS encoding helix-turn-helix domain-containing protein, with the protein MTISGLDFGGGDMADAALALSQDPHALRGAAGNRLEMAIGREVRACRRRHGMTIIELARAAGLSLGMMSKIENGIISASLTTLHQLSRALAVPLSVLLKPSEELRDARFVKAGLPTERCGTRPGHRPLGYVVPDAAGVSVEPCLVTLTDDADRPALRQHAGMTFIYLLEGEMVWRHGMELYRMAPDDSLFFDAAGPHGPDQLLKLPVRYLSVASCRPARKG; encoded by the coding sequence ATGACAATTTCAGGCCTCGACTTTGGCGGAGGCGACATGGCCGACGCAGCTCTGGCATTGAGCCAGGACCCGCACGCGCTGCGCGGTGCTGCCGGCAACCGGCTCGAAATGGCGATCGGCCGCGAGGTCAGGGCCTGCCGGCGCAGGCATGGCATGACCATCATCGAGCTGGCGCGGGCCGCCGGCCTGTCGCTCGGCATGATGTCGAAGATCGAAAACGGCATCATCTCGGCGTCGCTGACCACGCTGCACCAGCTGTCGCGCGCCCTGGCCGTGCCGCTGAGCGTTTTGCTGAAACCGTCCGAGGAACTGCGCGACGCCAGGTTCGTGAAGGCCGGTTTGCCAACCGAGCGCTGCGGCACGCGCCCCGGTCATCGCCCGCTCGGCTATGTCGTCCCCGATGCCGCAGGTGTGTCGGTCGAGCCCTGTCTCGTCACCCTGACCGACGACGCCGACCGCCCCGCCTTGAGACAGCATGCCGGCATGACATTCATCTATCTGCTGGAAGGCGAGATGGTCTGGCGCCACGGCATGGAACTTTACCGCATGGCCCCTGATGACAGCCTGTTCTTCGACGCCGCCGGCCCGCACGGCCCCGACCAGTTGCTGAAGCTGCCGGTCCGATACCTCTCGGTCGCGTCATGCCGGCCGGCCAGAAAGGGCTGA